In a single window of the Candidatus Liberimonas magnetica genome:
- the bioB gene encoding biotin synthase BioB — MSELEKLCDSIIDGNKISLIDAKNLVKADIYELFYFANRLRANFKKDEIKLCGVVNAKSGMCTQDCKFCAQSSFNDTSVKAYHLLDEKDLNKAYEKAVSAKLQCFGVVTSGHGLSSPEIDRVCSFLSKNKRKNLKLSTSLGIIEKKDLKKLKQNGASRFHHNLETSESFFPKICTTHEYSQRVNTVKNAREAGLEVCSGGIFGLGEGFNERLELAFTLRGLDVDSVPLNFLNPIKGTPLETRPRLKALDALRIISIYRFILPDKDISVCGGREITLGDLQSFIFYAGANAMMVGDYLTTQGRPLKKDLKMIHDLGLKIYFNE; from the coding sequence ATGAGCGAACTTGAAAAATTGTGCGATTCTATAATAGACGGGAATAAAATATCTTTGATTGACGCAAAAAACCTGGTTAAGGCTGATATCTATGAACTGTTCTATTTTGCGAACAGGCTGCGGGCGAATTTTAAGAAAGACGAAATAAAGCTCTGCGGTGTTGTAAATGCAAAATCAGGCATGTGCACGCAGGACTGCAAGTTCTGCGCTCAGTCTTCGTTTAACGATACTTCTGTGAAAGCTTACCATCTCCTTGACGAAAAAGATCTGAATAAAGCCTATGAAAAGGCTGTATCGGCAAAACTTCAGTGTTTTGGGGTTGTAACGAGCGGGCATGGGCTTTCAAGCCCGGAAATAGACCGGGTATGTTCGTTTTTGTCAAAGAACAAAAGAAAGAATTTAAAGCTGAGCACCTCTCTTGGGATAATTGAAAAAAAAGACCTTAAAAAATTAAAACAAAACGGGGCTTCGCGCTTTCATCATAATTTAGAGACCTCAGAAAGTTTTTTTCCAAAAATATGCACTACGCATGAATACAGCCAAAGGGTAAATACGGTTAAAAACGCCAGGGAAGCCGGACTTGAGGTTTGTTCAGGAGGCATATTCGGCCTTGGAGAAGGGTTTAATGAAAGGCTGGAACTCGCTTTCACATTACGAGGCCTTGACGTAGATTCTGTGCCGCTAAATTTTCTAAACCCTATCAAGGGGACGCCGCTTGAAACACGGCCGAGGCTGAAAGCCCTTGATGCCTTAAGGATAATCTCTATATACCGCTTTATCCTGCCGGATAAAGATATAAGCGTATGCGGAGGAAGGGAAATAACATTAGGAGACCTCCAGTCCTTTATTTTTTATGCGGGAGCAAACGCAATGATGGTAGGCGACTATCTCACTACGCAGGGAAGGCCCCTTAAAAAAGACCTCAAGATGATACATGACCTGGGGCTTAAAATATACTTTAATGAATAA
- a CDS encoding SDR family NAD(P)-dependent oxidoreductase, with the protein MNKEIVLITGASRGIGARLALEFASSGYFVIINFLKEDEKASEVLKKIKAQGAEAQTVKADISDPVQVRNMVRDIVKSRGRIDVLVNNAGITKNRTIAKMSETEWDDVIRTDLSAVFYLTRECSKIMIKNKSGSIINISSIIGLRGQFGTGNYSSAKAGVISLTKSSAKELGRFKVRVNAVLPGYHLTDMGQNSTKDYLDKVKQESVLSETTDIDELSRFIVFLSKIKTVSGQVFNWDSRVI; encoded by the coding sequence ATGAATAAAGAAATTGTATTGATTACAGGAGCGTCACGCGGGATAGGTGCAAGGCTGGCTCTTGAGTTTGCGTCTTCCGGATACTTTGTTATAATAAACTTCTTAAAAGAGGATGAAAAAGCTTCTGAAGTATTAAAAAAAATTAAGGCTCAAGGTGCAGAGGCCCAAACCGTAAAAGCCGATATTTCCGATCCGGTACAAGTTAGGAATATGGTAAGAGATATCGTCAAAAGCCGCGGCAGGATAGATGTCCTGGTAAATAATGCAGGGATCACAAAGAACAGGACGATCGCAAAAATGTCAGAAACAGAGTGGGATGACGTAATAAGGACGGACTTAAGCGCTGTTTTTTACCTTACAAGAGAATGCTCTAAGATAATGATAAAGAACAAAAGCGGTTCTATCATAAACATCTCGTCTATTATCGGTTTAAGAGGCCAATTCGGGACAGGGAACTATTCAAGCGCAAAAGCAGGTGTGATAAGCCTTACAAAATCATCCGCAAAAGAACTGGGAAGGTTTAAAGTAAGGGTAAATGCGGTCCTGCCGGGTTATCATTTGACAGATATGGGGCAAAACTCGACAAAAGATTATTTGGATAAAGTAAAACAGGAAAGCGTACTTTCCGAAACGACCGACATTGACGAGCTTTCCAGGTTCATAGTTTTTCTTTCAAAAATCAAAACTGTTTCCGGCCAGGTATTTAACTGGGATTCAAGAGTAATTTAA
- a CDS encoding beta-ketoacyl-[acyl-carrier-protein] synthase family protein, with amino-acid sequence MNKVVVTGIGLVTPLGFGLENSWKNLLESRSAVKPDKEYHGILSARINNLTVPDEVRLVSLAFLAASEAMKESDPETYEKFGCTVSISKPNLATSKSNELRFSDIFLQSTVNEQLCRIFKLQGPTRNIVAACATGTDSVILGAEWIKHGICDMVLAGSCESSFHPLYIAGFKQMGVLAKNKVCPFDKEREGFAVGEGAGILVLERKDRALLRGARIYGEILGYSMSNGAVNPVSFDPAGNVISQSIRQALEKANFVNLDYINAHGTATKLNDLIETRAIKNVFKDSAKNISVSSTKAATGHLLGASGAIELVFCFLAIRDKMIPPTLNLDTPDPECDLDYTPNKARNKLIRTAMSLSFGFGGQIGVIIVGNN; translated from the coding sequence ATGAACAAAGTCGTGGTTACAGGTATAGGCCTTGTTACGCCGCTTGGTTTTGGGTTGGAAAACAGTTGGAAAAACCTGCTTGAAAGCCGGAGTGCGGTAAAGCCTGACAAAGAGTACCACGGGATCCTTTCTGCAAGGATAAATAACCTTACGGTGCCGGATGAAGTCCGGCTTGTGTCGCTCGCTTTTTTAGCAGCAAGCGAAGCAATGAAAGAAAGTGACCCTGAAACTTATGAGAAATTCGGCTGTACCGTAAGCATAAGCAAACCCAACCTTGCTACATCAAAGTCAAACGAGCTGCGGTTTTCAGACATATTCCTTCAATCAACGGTCAATGAACAGTTATGCAGGATTTTTAAATTGCAGGGGCCGACCAGGAACATAGTAGCCGCGTGTGCCACAGGAACTGACTCGGTTATTCTGGGTGCTGAATGGATAAAACACGGCATTTGCGATATGGTGCTTGCCGGTTCGTGCGAATCGTCTTTTCATCCGCTGTACATCGCGGGTTTTAAGCAGATGGGTGTCCTTGCAAAAAATAAAGTCTGCCCTTTTGACAAAGAAAGGGAAGGTTTTGCAGTAGGCGAAGGCGCAGGGATATTGGTCCTTGAAAGAAAAGACAGGGCTCTCCTTCGCGGAGCGAGAATTTACGGAGAAATACTCGGGTATTCAATGTCGAACGGTGCTGTTAATCCCGTAAGTTTTGACCCGGCGGGGAATGTTATCTCCCAAAGTATCCGGCAGGCCCTTGAAAAAGCTAATTTTGTAAATCTCGATTATATAAATGCACACGGCACGGCTACAAAACTAAATGACCTCATAGAAACAAGGGCAATAAAAAATGTTTTTAAAGACAGCGCAAAAAATATATCCGTTTCATCCACAAAAGCTGCTACAGGCCATCTCCTTGGCGCTTCAGGCGCGATAGAGCTTGTCTTTTGCTTCTTAGCGATAAGAGATAAAATGATACCGCCGACATTGAATTTAGACACCCCGGACCCAGAATGTGACCTTGATTATACCCCAAACAAAGCAAGAAATAAGCTGATACGAACAGCGATGTCTCTATCCTTTGGTTTTGGCGGGCAAATTGGGGTTATAATAGTAGGGAATAATTAA
- a CDS encoding tetratricopeptide repeat protein, translating to MKNRIFWIIVLLAIIIRLLYFFQIKDHFLFKQPILDAKYYHTWALEIAGGDWLGKSRGVFMMSPGYSYFLGAIYRVFGPNIPFVVLFQFLLSVLTGLIIFKIGEKLFSRTAGVLGMSFYLFYSISIFYESTLLKTTLINFVNMLGIYLIIAGGLVNCLVSGILLGFSVHLRPNILIFLPFAGLYILKDKKFKPSLVFILGVLLILFPVAWRNLKVGGEFVFSTAHGGMNFYTGNSSFCKGPYTPLPFARTDPEVEQSDFMQEANRRSGLNLTPAQSSSFWYKESFKYIENHFSEWFNLVAKKTLIFINSYEPPINLDYYFFKNEYKSILSVPMLGFGIVLPLAVIGLIFSPYNFLLLAYLLVYFASSVIFFVVSEYRFPIVPVLCVYAGFGIGYLINLYRKGSPLKLYLTFFMLIFLFWLVNKDIYSDVFGFPKYKRANLANSYFGLGVTYEDQGLVKEAVETYKKAIDIMPQSGPMVNLANIYEKQGDLDGAQKIYEAAIRNNPNSSEAFNNLGSVLFKKGKYEDSIKCFKQALMLNPYFEQAGKNLAILEDVIKKKSK from the coding sequence TTGAAAAATCGTATATTTTGGATTATTGTTTTATTGGCAATTATTATAAGGCTGCTTTACTTTTTCCAGATAAAAGACCACTTTTTGTTTAAACAGCCTATACTTGATGCGAAATATTATCATACCTGGGCTCTTGAAATAGCAGGCGGCGACTGGCTTGGCAAGTCCCGGGGAGTTTTCATGATGAGCCCGGGCTATTCGTATTTTCTCGGGGCAATTTACAGGGTTTTCGGGCCGAATATCCCTTTTGTAGTCCTATTCCAGTTCTTATTAAGTGTCTTGACCGGGTTGATTATTTTTAAAATAGGGGAAAAGCTTTTTTCAAGGACAGCCGGGGTTTTAGGCATGTCCTTCTATCTTTTTTATTCTATTTCGATATTTTACGAAAGCACGCTTTTAAAAACAACCCTTATAAATTTTGTAAATATGCTCGGCATTTATCTTATTATCGCAGGAGGCCTTGTAAACTGCCTCGTGTCCGGTATCCTGCTGGGTTTTTCCGTTCATCTCCGGCCGAATATCCTGATCTTCCTGCCGTTTGCTGGCCTATATATCCTTAAGGATAAGAAATTTAAACCGTCTCTTGTTTTTATATTAGGGGTGTTATTAATTCTTTTTCCTGTAGCATGGCGGAACCTGAAAGTAGGCGGGGAATTTGTTTTTTCCACGGCGCACGGAGGGATGAACTTTTATACAGGAAATTCCTCGTTTTGTAAAGGGCCCTATACGCCGCTTCCTTTTGCAAGAACTGATCCTGAAGTTGAGCAGTCTGATTTTATGCAGGAAGCTAACAGGCGTTCAGGGCTTAATTTAACCCCTGCGCAGTCTTCTTCTTTCTGGTACAAAGAGTCTTTTAAGTACATAGAAAACCATTTCTCCGAGTGGTTTAACCTCGTAGCAAAGAAGACGCTTATTTTTATTAATTCGTATGAACCGCCGATAAATCTTGACTACTACTTTTTCAAAAATGAATATAAATCCATACTTTCCGTCCCAATGTTAGGTTTCGGTATAGTATTGCCGCTTGCGGTAATAGGGCTTATTTTCAGCCCTTACAACTTTCTTCTTTTAGCATATCTATTGGTTTACTTTGCTTCCAGCGTGATATTCTTTGTAGTTTCCGAATACAGGTTCCCAATAGTTCCTGTCCTTTGTGTCTATGCGGGTTTTGGTATAGGGTATCTCATTAATTTATACAGAAAAGGGTCACCTTTAAAACTATATTTAACGTTTTTTATGCTGATATTTCTTTTTTGGCTTGTAAATAAAGATATATATTCAGATGTTTTTGGTTTCCCGAAATATAAACGGGCAAACCTGGCAAATTCATATTTCGGCTTAGGTGTAACCTATGAAGACCAGGGATTGGTCAAGGAAGCGGTCGAAACTTATAAAAAAGCCATTGATATAATGCCTCAATCCGGGCCTATGGTCAATCTGGCAAATATATATGAAAAACAGGGCGACCTGGACGGTGCCCAGAAAATATATGAAGCGGCTATAAGAAATAACCCAAATTCCAGCGAAGCCTTTAACAACCTTGGAAGCGTACTGTTTAAAAAAGGAAAATATGAAGACTCTATAAAGTGTTTTAAACAAGCCCTGATGTTAAACCCTTATTTTGAACAGGCAGGAAAAAATTTAGCTATACTAGAAGATGTTATAAAGAAGAAATCAAAATGA
- the bioF gene encoding 8-amino-7-oxononanoate synthase, which yields MKKELTNELEVLKEKGLYRSLKIISSYSEKEIVIDGIKYMNFSSNNYLGMSLRPEVKKAAIDAINKYGCGGTSSRLICGTLDVHKELEEKLARLKSKEASLVFPSGFSTNQGIISTLFSSGDAIIMDKLNHASLWDGASLSKARIFIYEHKDMESLEKILKRAQSYKKRLIVTDTVFSMDGDLAPLKEIAYLAKKYSAVTMIDEAHATGVFGEKGSGLAEELGVEKEIDIVMGTLSKAIGSSGGFVCADKETIEYLINKSRAFIYTTSLAPASVCSAIKALEIIEREPEKRKKLLENAKYLKNNLNALGFDTLESESQIIPLFTGEVSKTLEISSKLMDAGIYVPAIRPPTVAEGRCRLRFSLTSQHSKEDIDKLIETIKTELKLRK from the coding sequence ATGAAAAAAGAATTGACAAACGAACTTGAGGTCTTAAAAGAAAAAGGGCTTTACAGAAGCCTAAAGATCATATCTTCATATTCCGAAAAAGAGATTGTAATAGACGGGATAAAATATATGAATTTCTCATCTAACAACTATCTCGGGATGTCCCTGCGTCCTGAAGTAAAAAAGGCAGCTATAGATGCTATAAACAAGTACGGCTGCGGCGGCACCTCATCGCGGCTTATCTGCGGGACATTAGACGTTCATAAAGAGCTGGAAGAAAAGCTCGCCAGGCTAAAGTCCAAAGAAGCATCCCTTGTTTTTCCGAGCGGTTTTTCAACTAATCAGGGGATAATAAGCACTCTATTTTCAAGCGGCGACGCAATAATAATGGACAAACTTAACCATGCTTCCCTGTGGGACGGGGCAAGTTTGAGCAAGGCAAGGATATTCATTTACGAGCACAAAGATATGGAGTCTTTGGAGAAAATTTTAAAACGCGCGCAAAGCTATAAAAAGCGTTTGATAGTTACAGATACTGTTTTTTCTATGGACGGCGACCTTGCACCTCTTAAAGAAATAGCTTATCTTGCAAAAAAATATAGTGCCGTAACAATGATCGATGAAGCTCATGCCACGGGTGTGTTCGGGGAAAAAGGAAGCGGGCTTGCAGAAGAATTAGGAGTTGAAAAAGAAATAGATATCGTAATGGGCACGCTTTCAAAAGCCATAGGTTCTTCCGGCGGGTTTGTCTGCGCGGATAAAGAGACAATAGAATATCTGATAAATAAAAGCCGCGCATTCATTTATACGACATCGCTTGCGCCTGCAAGCGTTTGCTCTGCTATAAAGGCCCTTGAGATAATAGAAAGAGAACCGGAAAAAAGAAAGAAACTGCTTGAAAATGCAAAGTATTTAAAAAATAATCTTAATGCCCTGGGTTTTGATACTTTAGAATCAGAAAGCCAGATAATACCTCTTTTTACAGGCGAAGTAAGTAAAACCCTGGAGATTTCGTCAAAGCTTATGGATGCCGGGATATATGTCCCTGCCATAAGGCCGCCTACCGTAGCCGAAGGTAGATGCAGGCTGAGGTTTTCCCTGACAAGCCAGCATAGTAAAGAGGATATAGATAAATTGATTGAAACAATAAAGACAGAGTTAAAATTAAGAAAATAA
- a CDS encoding Fic family protein, translating to MRKHSDGRMEVIFKPVSAAKTPEMMEQLCRAYENSIDQLRYPDMYAIACLVLDFLSIHPFRDGNGRVSRLLTLLVLYQHGYKVGKYISIERIIEQSKETYYEALNKSSKNWHEAKHDIFPWFNYFLGTILSAYKEFEERAGKIKAAKGAKTGIIVKAVESQHGEFSISDIESESPGVSRIMIKKVLHQLSKEKKIKSLGKGQAAKWKRMV from the coding sequence ATTCGCAAACATTCAGACGGCAGAATGGAAGTCATTTTTAAGCCGGTGAGCGCCGCAAAAACTCCGGAAATGATGGAGCAATTATGCCGTGCGTATGAAAATAGCATAGACCAACTTCGCTATCCCGATATGTATGCCATAGCCTGCCTGGTTCTTGATTTTTTAAGTATTCATCCGTTTCGGGACGGCAACGGCAGAGTATCACGGCTTTTGACATTGCTTGTGTTGTATCAGCATGGGTATAAAGTCGGAAAATATATAAGCATTGAACGGATAATAGAACAATCCAAAGAAACATATTATGAAGCTCTTAATAAGAGTTCTAAAAACTGGCATGAGGCAAAACACGATATATTCCCCTGGTTTAATTATTTTCTGGGAACTATATTGTCCGCGTATAAGGAATTTGAAGAGCGTGCCGGCAAAATAAAAGCCGCTAAAGGGGCGAAAACAGGTATTATTGTTAAGGCTGTTGAAAGCCAGCATGGAGAATTTTCTATATCCGACATCGAGAGCGAAAGCCCGGGCGTCAGCCGGATCATGATAAAGAAAGTCCTGCATCAGTTAAGCAAAGAAAAGAAAATTAAATCCCTTGGAAAGGGACAAGCAGCCAAATGGAAGAGAATGGTATAA
- the bioD gene encoding dethiobiotin synthase — MNKGIFITATDTEVGKTYISCLLAQELVKGKCKVVGMKPVSAGSRDDAKKLIKASGVKEKIETVNPLFFKYPLAPYASALIENRKIDLSLVWKNYKELSTKYEFMIVEGIGGLMVPVKKDYYVLDLIKGFKLPVLIVARPGLGTINHVLLTLEALKKAGVKVLGIVINDKKRHSLSEKTNPKTLKSLTGLPVLEVPHNKKIDLKRNKWLTGQ; from the coding sequence ATGAATAAAGGAATATTTATCACGGCAACCGATACTGAGGTGGGGAAGACTTACATTTCCTGCCTGCTTGCACAGGAGCTTGTAAAAGGGAAATGTAAAGTCGTAGGAATGAAACCTGTTTCTGCGGGGTCAAGAGATGACGCAAAAAAGCTTATTAAGGCTTCCGGTGTTAAAGAAAAGATAGAAACAGTAAATCCGCTGTTTTTTAAGTACCCGCTTGCCCCGTATGCCTCGGCGCTTATTGAGAATAGGAAAATAGACCTGTCTTTGGTCTGGAAAAACTATAAAGAACTTTCAACAAAATATGAGTTTATGATAGTTGAAGGTATTGGCGGTTTAATGGTGCCGGTCAAAAAGGATTATTATGTGCTTGATCTGATAAAGGGTTTTAAGCTTCCGGTACTTATAGTTGCAAGGCCGGGCCTTGGGACTATCAATCATGTTCTTCTGACCCTAGAGGCACTAAAGAAAGCAGGTGTTAAGGTTTTAGGTATAGTAATTAATGACAAAAAAAGACACAGTCTTTCTGAAAAAACAAATCCAAAAACATTAAAATCTTTGACCGGGCTTCCTGTCCTTGAAGTCCCGCATAATAAAAAAATAGATTTAAAAAGGAACAAATGGCTGACAGGGCAATAA
- the bioA gene encoding adenosylmethionine--8-amino-7-oxononanoate transaminase, whose protein sequence is MADRAINTQKLINDDKRYIWHPFTQMADWAKDDPSKALVIERGKGNYLYDTSGRKYIDGVSSLWVTVHGHNNTNINNAIKAQLSKIAHSTFLGLTHEPAIKLGKELVKIVPDGLTRVFYSDNGSTSVEIALKMAYQYWKHKGDKNRNSFLSLKNAYHGDTIGSVSVGGTDLFHKAFKNLLFKTYFAPSPYCFRCEHRVQSSEFGVRSKNLKHHCKLMGCSGQCIAGVESILKKHGKEIAGGIVEPMIQGASGMLTMPPGYMKEFEKIIKKYGILLICDEVATGFGRTGRMFACEHENIKPDLMCVAKGITGGYLPLAATFATEKIYKAFLGRYEEFKTFFHGHTYTANPLGCAAALANLEIFKDDKVLNKIQDKIKCLEKELQNLKYLEFVGDIRHIGLMAGIELIKSIDIGKGRNKGKNRIEDFEARDKIGAKVCAQCRNYGVLLRPLGNVIVLMPPLSITNNEIKKIVESIKNSVLKICKK, encoded by the coding sequence ATGGCTGACAGGGCAATAAACACGCAAAAACTGATAAACGATGACAAAAGGTATATCTGGCACCCGTTTACCCAGATGGCAGACTGGGCCAAAGATGACCCATCTAAAGCTCTTGTTATAGAACGGGGCAAAGGGAATTATCTTTACGATACTTCCGGCAGAAAATATATAGATGGTGTCTCAAGCCTCTGGGTCACTGTTCACGGGCACAATAATACAAATATAAATAATGCTATAAAGGCCCAGTTGTCAAAGATAGCTCATTCCACTTTTCTCGGCCTTACTCATGAACCTGCGATAAAGCTTGGAAAAGAACTTGTAAAGATCGTTCCTGACGGTTTAACAAGAGTGTTTTATTCAGATAACGGGTCAACGTCAGTTGAGATAGCACTTAAGATGGCATACCAATACTGGAAACACAAAGGAGACAAAAACCGGAATAGTTTTTTATCGCTAAAAAATGCCTATCACGGGGACACTATCGGCTCGGTCTCGGTAGGCGGTACAGACCTTTTCCATAAGGCATTTAAAAACCTGCTTTTTAAAACATACTTTGCGCCTTCGCCGTACTGCTTTAGATGCGAACACCGAGTTCAGAGTTCAGAGTTCGGAGTTCGGAGTAAAAACCTTAAACATCATTGTAAATTAATGGGTTGTAGCGGGCAATGCATAGCGGGCGTTGAAAGCATACTGAAAAAACACGGCAAGGAAATTGCAGGGGGTATTGTTGAGCCGATGATACAGGGGGCTTCGGGCATGCTTACTATGCCGCCGGGGTATATGAAAGAATTTGAAAAAATTATCAAAAAATATGGGATACTTCTTATCTGTGATGAGGTAGCTACTGGTTTTGGAAGGACAGGCAGGATGTTTGCCTGCGAGCATGAAAATATCAAGCCTGACCTCATGTGCGTGGCTAAAGGCATAACCGGAGGGTATTTGCCGCTTGCAGCGACATTTGCCACGGAAAAAATATATAAAGCTTTTCTTGGCAGGTATGAAGAATTTAAAACGTTTTTTCACGGCCATACTTATACGGCAAACCCTCTGGGCTGCGCCGCAGCTCTTGCGAACTTGGAGATATTTAAGGATGATAAGGTCCTAAACAAAATACAGGATAAGATAAAGTGTTTAGAAAAAGAACTGCAGAATTTAAAATATCTGGAATTTGTAGGTGATATAAGGCATATCGGCCTCATGGCAGGGATCGAGCTTATAAAAAGTATAGATATAGGTAAAGGTAGAAATAAAGGGAAAAATAGAATAGAGGATTTTGAAGCTAGAGATAAAATAGGCGCAAAAGTATGCGCCCAATGCAGGAATTATGGGGTATTGCTAAGGCCTTTAGGGAATGTTATCGTGCTTATGCCGCCTTTAAGCATAACAAATAACGAAATAAAAAAGATTGTCGAAAGTATAAAAAACTCTGTATTGAAAATATGCAAAAAATAG
- a CDS encoding glucose-6-phosphate isomerase, translated as METRVRIDFTNCLKESVGEPGLSLEEIKVMQPKITSAFTAINEMKSQGKLGFMELPYKEGEAKTIKALAKKLSPKFENFVVIGIGGSALGNIAVQQALRHPQWNLLGKKERKGFLKLFVTDNVDPDFIGGIIDVIDFKKTLFNIISKSGSTAECLANYFILKKILQKKAGKKYNEHIIVTTDEKKGYLRETVEKEKLLSFVVPSNVGGRFSVLSAVGLLSAAFTGIDIEKLLSGAKEMDAVCSSGNIFENPAAMYATIQYLFYWAKRPMSVMMPYSNAMYGFADWYRQLWAESLGKKLDKRGDVVNVGPTPIKALGATDQHSQAQLYMEGPADKIINFVSVENFNKTLKIPPYDNHYLAGRTLNELLKSEEEATRLALTKMGRPNLTINLPKVVPETVGQYLYMLELATAYTGELFNINAFDQPGVELGKQLTYALMGRAGYEDKMKDIQEQRDKITQKYII; from the coding sequence ATGGAAACAAGGGTAAGGATAGATTTCACGAATTGTTTGAAAGAATCAGTCGGAGAACCGGGGTTGTCGTTAGAAGAGATTAAAGTTATGCAGCCAAAAATTACCAGCGCTTTTACTGCTATAAATGAAATGAAAAGTCAGGGAAAACTCGGGTTTATGGAACTTCCCTATAAAGAGGGTGAAGCAAAAACCATAAAAGCCCTGGCTAAGAAGCTTTCTCCTAAATTTGAGAACTTTGTAGTTATAGGCATAGGGGGCTCGGCGCTCGGCAATATCGCCGTCCAACAGGCGCTCCGGCACCCTCAGTGGAACCTGCTCGGTAAAAAAGAGAGGAAAGGTTTCCTGAAGCTTTTTGTTACAGATAATGTGGACCCTGATTTTATCGGCGGGATAATAGATGTAATTGATTTTAAAAAGACATTGTTCAATATAATCTCCAAATCAGGAAGTACAGCGGAATGCCTCGCAAATTATTTCATATTAAAAAAGATATTGCAGAAAAAAGCAGGCAAAAAATATAACGAGCATATAATCGTTACGACAGACGAGAAAAAAGGGTATTTGAGGGAAACCGTTGAAAAAGAAAAGCTTTTAAGTTTTGTTGTCCCTTCGAACGTCGGAGGAAGGTTCTCGGTATTGTCTGCCGTGGGTCTTTTATCAGCGGCCTTTACCGGGATAGATATAGAGAAACTGCTCAGCGGTGCAAAAGAAATGGATGCTGTATGTTCAAGCGGCAATATATTTGAGAACCCGGCGGCTATGTATGCGACTATCCAGTATCTTTTCTATTGGGCTAAAAGGCCGATGTCGGTCATGATGCCGTATTCAAATGCTATGTACGGTTTTGCGGACTGGTACAGGCAGCTTTGGGCGGAAAGCCTCGGGAAAAAACTTGACAAGCGCGGCGATGTTGTAAATGTCGGGCCAACGCCTATCAAAGCCCTCGGTGCCACGGATCAACATTCACAGGCCCAGCTTTATATGGAAGGTCCTGCTGATAAGATAATAAATTTTGTTTCTGTAGAAAACTTCAACAAAACTTTAAAGATACCGCCTTATGATAACCATTATCTGGCGGGCCGCACTTTAAACGAGCTGTTAAAATCGGAAGAAGAAGCGACGAGGCTTGCGTTAACAAAGATGGGAAGGCCTAACCTCACGATCAACCTGCCGAAAGTCGTCCCTGAAACGGTCGGTCAGTACCTTTATATGCTGGAACTTGCAACTGCATACACAGGAGAGCTTTTTAATATAAATGCGTTTGACCAGCCCGGAGTGGAACTGGGGAAACAATTGACTTATGCGTTGATGGGCAGGGCCGGTTATGAAGATAAGATGAAGGATATCCAGGAACAAAGAGATAAAATAACACAAAAATACATAATATAA